Genomic window (Drosophila sulfurigaster albostrigata strain 15112-1811.04 unplaced genomic scaffold, ASM2355843v2 contig_289_pilon, whole genome shotgun sequence):
ATTAATAATCTtagttttgtaaatattaaatttgtctGTTTCGATCATAACACCAAAACCAAGCTGGAATATATCTTGACCAATCATTATGTCGTGCTTTAAATAATTGTCTAATACGACATGGAacaaaatttctaaattaaattggGATATTTGAACCGTAGACAAAATCTGCAAATGGCTCTTAACAATATTGTCGCCAATTCCTCGTagtacaattaaattattaaatcttTTTCCAGCaattttgtgaattaatttttcttttatcaaAGAACACTCGGCACCCGAGTCAAAGAAAATGGAAAGGTCTCACCCCTTTGATAGAATAAGCCTTTGGGCTGTAGAACCTGACATACAGAAGCAATACGTCCAACCTCACCGCACTTGTAGCATCTTATGTTTGAACGCTCCTTTACTCCGGACACGCTGCTTCCACTGTGATTCTTTCCTTTGGTGAAGGATGAGCTCTTCATGTGAGCGCGGCATTGGGCGTATTTGTGTCCAATTTTTCCACAACAATGGCATTTTACCTGCAACTGCATTCGTGGTTTCTTCTTGTCCGCGTTTGATGAGTTTTCATCATTTTCGTTTTGCGCTTCTTGAATACGTAAGCctgcagctgccgctgaaGTTTATTACGCGTCGTCACGTTCGTCGTAAAACCCAACGCAGCAAATTATTGTCAATTTGTGATATGTGGGCTAACGCTATTGACACCGCAATCTCCTCCAGTTCCGTCGATTTCCACTTGGATAATAATAGCGTAACTATGCGACTGTCATATTCCGCAAAGCTTTCTCCAGATATGGGATGCccatttaaaacattaatcAGTACGGCAGCCGTTGTCTCAATGCCTACGAATCTCTGGATGAACAGTTCCTTGAATTGGGTCCAGGTGATGCCAGCAAAGCATACCTGGGACAGCCATTGCGAGGCACTGCCTTCCAGCGCTTTGCTTAGTGCTATTACCAGGGCGCTGCCTTTGAGCACATTATCTGCGAAGATTAAATCGACCGTAGTGCACCATGCTGATGCATCTGTTCCAGCGCCATCGGGATTAAATTTGGGCAGTGTCACATGCGTGGTTTTCCCATCTGACGCCGAGGCTCTTGGCGCCTGCATGGCTTTTATAATTTCCAttagattttattttgctcTTCCAGCGCTGCCATATATTGAGCGGAGCTGTGCTCTTGTGGCGAAGGCGATCCCACTTCTGATGTCGGAAGACCGGTAATTTCATCCATTGTCACTCAAGTTTTATTATCGATGCGGCAGCACAGCGAGTTCCGCTCACACTCGTTACCGAAACTAGACTGAATCTACTCTCATCGATCATTACGCTCAATCCTGCTCTCTCAGCATCTCTCTCTCAAATTGAGCCTCTATCGTCATCTCTTTCTATCTCACGACTTTCGGTAACTCGTCAACGGACCTCACTCACCAGCAGAGGCTGCCACCGTCTCTGCTGCTATGCCTTCGCATGAATTCTGTACTTCCCCGAACTTAGAACTTCGCAACAATTCTGTGCTTCCTGAATTTATTGTTTCCCGAcgtatatgcatgtatatatatatgcagtGGCGCTTTTGTGACAATGCAGCGGCCATTCcgggaaaatataaattgattggaAAAGTGTGTGTTCAAAgtgaataatattgttttgaattttcaatgccataaatatatattcgaagtgtataaatatatatacatatacatatatatagataaaaattattattattcactttgCAACACAATTTTTCTCAATATCTGAAAAGTCCCTGTACTGCCTTTAAAACGTCCCTGTATTTAATACAAGTAATAATATCAGAGTCGATGGCCTTAGTAGCTAGCACTTCCTTCTTCACAATAATAATTGTGTATAATAAgtaacatgtaaataaataaataatttcaatgtttCCTTTGCATTTATAGCAACTATGGATACAAGAATGCTGTACAGGAGGCAGTTTCCGAAGGACTAATTTCCGGAAGCACACTTTCGACGTTGGATTACCAAATATTGTTGGACAAACTAAATGCCAATCAGAAGCGAGTGGTTCCATTTGCCAACACTAGCAAGACTCGTTATGCCTTGCTAAAGTGCTTCCAACGTgtaagtattaaaaatttgaatttaatatatgtaaatatttgtagatcatttcaattctaatttgaatttttatatagtttcaGGCAAAATTCAATGATGTCCCTAATGGAGTCTATGAGTCTACTGAAATTTCCATTGAGCCGGCAGACGAAACATTAATAGAAGCCAATTTGAAATGCTTTCGAAAAAATGCCACAGTGGAAATGCAAGTTTGAATCGATCGGTCCTCCTAGTTGACAATTTGAATAGCCCACGTgcaatgttttcaaaatgcaattatgagGACTGTAAATTTAAGGTaatcgattttaaaatatatattctttattaacTAACCAGTTCTCTGCTTCAAAAGTATAGAGCACATGATTAGAGAAGCTTACAGCTCTCATAATAATGCGTGTGTTCTATACTTTAAGAAGCTAAGAATTAATAAGTTAAATTTTGTAGCGTATGGTTATTGTAAGGATCCATCTTGCAATAGCTTTATATTTAAAGGGTCTTTTGATGGGGTCGTTCAAGTTTTAACAAGTAGTCTTAAAATAACACATactaagtatttaaaaaaacaaacgcagtGCAAGGTTGTAAACAGATTTATGGAAAGAGCCTCCATAAAAACTGTACTGCGTTTGAATatagaattaaaaattaacaagttAAATATGACTAGAGCTTTAGTTGGTAATGACCAGATGACAAATGAGAAACTGcctttttatagaaatttaatatcagAAAACAACGCCAAATTTGATTTCGACAAGGATCCTTTTGTCGATGCTTTCGGTATGATTTCTAAAGGGCATTCTCATTTTATTCAGTATTTATCAACCAAACTCGAAGTCTTTTATGGGACAAAGAACATATTAATATGTTATTGAcccatataaaattattattgaattacaTATGGATGCCACAGGAAACGTAGTGCAGCCTTTGCACTTTGTAGAGAagagaatatttttgtattcattagTAGCCCATATCCCTAGCTCCATATTGTATTCCCAGTAGCTCATGCAATACTTTCGAATCATACATCGTATGACAATGGAAGATTTTGTGCGAGTTACGGAGTCTCGTTTAAAAATCGATTCAAATGGCCTATTTGCAGGAGAATAATAACTGATGTTAATTTTGCTATTATTGGGGCCATTTTAAAAGAGTTTAATAATCTTgatattgtaaattataatgaaatttgttttaattatgtatataataatagttccATTTTTCCTATCGTTTGTGTTCAGTTTTGTACAAGTCACTATTGCAAAATTATGTGCCGTAATATTGATGAAATAGTTGGCTTGCACAACACTGAATTAAgaacattttaagaaattgcTTAGGTTACGCCTATTCGATTGACAACGTGCTAGAATTAGAAAAATGGTTCAAGAATCTTGCAATCATTCTTCTTTCTCCATGTATTAATAAGATAGTTGATAACGCCaaagcatattttataaattaccGTAACGatacattttttaagtttaaatgaacaatttttgCCCAAACACCATTAAATGATAAAGTAACTGATATAACACTAAATTCAATAACTTTGCAAATCCGTttcgtaaaaatttgaaaccatTTACATTGAagtcattaataatttaaataaatttaatacatcTTACGCGAACAATATTTTTACTGTCCGAAAATGTTAGAgttcattttaaaaagtatattgtatatgttcCCTTCTGACTAATAttattggaatatttattgattcatCTGGCAAAAGACCAAGCAACGGGCAAattgaatagtttttaaaGTAGTTAAGCATAGTATTATTAAACCGAATAATAAGAAGGGGTTAAAATTGGGCCGCTTTATTCGAAAATGGAGGAATGCTCTGTTTCCGTCATGAAGCAGCTTCAACTTCTCTCCCTTCACACGACCAACTAACCAACGTAACTATCATTagaccaaaaataataaacttagaattaacgaaaataaatatttagatgAAATGGCTGATAAGCGAAAGCTCTCTCGACATATTGAAAGATGGCAAAAGCCAGCTTTGAAGAAGCTTAAAGTGGaatgtttaaaaatgatttttccaCTTTGGAAAAATTCCATGACTCTGAAGTCAAAGATTGTAAAATGGAGgttgaaaaaatttttgaacaGGACTACTCGAATTCAGCCatttcaactaaatttaatatggaAGATAtccataaaaaattaattattagatTAAAATCTGAAACTAACAAccta
Coding sequences:
- the LOC133849768 gene encoding uncharacterized protein LOC133849768, translated to MPRKLMSTKSNYGYKNAVQEAVSEGLISGSTLSTLDYQILLDKLNANQKRVVPFANTSKTRYALLKCFQRFQAKFNDVPNGVYESTEISIEPADETLIEANLKCFRKNATVEMQV